One Pseudonocardia abyssalis DNA segment encodes these proteins:
- a CDS encoding cation:dicarboxylate symporter family transporter: MSTSTESTTPGTGPAPKRDRTHYLYIAVIIAVVLGVAVGIVAPDFAKSLKPIGSSFVDLIKMMISPIIFCTIVLGIGAVKQAAKVGKVGAIALGYFLTMSTAALGIGLIVGNIVQPGSGLVLPDEPYEVTESEGLDLIPDTLVSPLVGTSVLQTLFVALLVGFAVQALGTKGEPILRGIGYFQKLVFKILTMILWLAPIGAFGAIAAVVGETGWAAVGALLQIMLGFYLTCALFVFGILGLVLRLGAGINIFTLLKYLGREFLLIVSTSSSESALPRLIAKMEHLGVSRPVVGITVPTGYSFNLDGTAIYLTMASLFIATAQGSPLALGEQISLLVFMIVASKGAAGVTGAGLATLAAGLQSHRPDLVDGVGLIVGIDRFMSEARAVTNFAGNAVATVLIGHWVGEFDRAKADRVFAGQDPFDEATMVDDDHDPADSAPPSLTKDTAGSQT; the protein is encoded by the coding sequence GTGTCCACCAGCACCGAGTCAACCACTCCAGGGACAGGGCCCGCTCCGAAGCGGGACCGCACCCACTACCTCTACATCGCCGTGATCATCGCCGTCGTCCTCGGTGTGGCCGTGGGCATCGTCGCACCCGACTTCGCCAAGTCGCTCAAGCCGATCGGTTCGAGCTTCGTCGACCTGATCAAGATGATGATCTCCCCGATCATCTTCTGCACCATCGTGCTCGGCATCGGGGCGGTCAAGCAGGCGGCCAAGGTGGGCAAGGTCGGGGCGATCGCGCTGGGCTACTTCCTGACGATGTCGACGGCGGCGCTGGGCATCGGCCTGATCGTCGGCAACATCGTGCAGCCCGGCTCCGGCCTGGTCCTGCCCGACGAGCCCTACGAGGTCACCGAGAGCGAGGGCCTCGACCTCATCCCCGACACCCTGGTGTCGCCGCTGGTGGGCACCAGCGTGCTGCAGACGCTGTTCGTGGCGCTGCTCGTCGGCTTCGCGGTGCAGGCACTGGGCACCAAGGGCGAGCCGATCCTGCGCGGCATCGGGTACTTCCAGAAGCTGGTCTTCAAGATCCTGACGATGATCCTGTGGCTCGCCCCGATCGGCGCGTTCGGCGCGATCGCGGCGGTCGTCGGCGAGACCGGCTGGGCCGCGGTCGGTGCGCTGCTGCAGATCATGCTCGGCTTCTACCTCACCTGCGCGCTGTTCGTCTTCGGCATCCTGGGCCTGGTGCTGCGTCTCGGCGCCGGGATCAACATCTTCACGCTGCTCAAGTACCTGGGCCGCGAGTTCCTGCTGATCGTCTCGACCTCGTCGTCGGAGTCGGCCCTGCCGCGGCTCATCGCGAAGATGGAGCACCTGGGCGTCTCCCGCCCGGTCGTCGGCATCACTGTGCCCACCGGTTACTCGTTCAACCTCGACGGCACCGCCATCTACCTGACGATGGCGTCGCTGTTCATCGCCACCGCGCAGGGCTCGCCGCTCGCACTGGGGGAGCAGATCTCGTTGCTGGTGTTCATGATCGTCGCGTCGAAGGGCGCCGCGGGCGTCACCGGTGCCGGTCTCGCCACGCTGGCCGCCGGCCTGCAGTCGCACCGTCCCGACCTGGTCGACGGCGTCGGCCTGATCGTCGGCATCGACCGGTTCATGTCCGAGGCCCGCGCGGTCACCAACTTCGCCGGCAACGCCGTCGCGACCGTGCTCATCGGGCACTGGGTCGGCGAGTTCGACCGCGCCAAGGCCGACCGCGTCTTCGCCGGTCAGGACCCGTTCGACGAGGCCACGATGGTCGACGACGACCACGACCCGGCCGACAGCGCGCCGCCGTCGCTGACCAAGGACACCGCGGGCTCGCAGACCTGA
- the mihF gene encoding integration host factor, actinobacterial type, which produces MALPTLTPEQRADALKKAAAARTARKELRDAIARGEETIPAVLDRAKSDTIVGKTKVADLLKSLPGYGPAKVTALLEQTGIDVSRRAAGLGDRQRQALLDALK; this is translated from the coding sequence ATGGCACTGCCCACGCTCACCCCCGAGCAGCGCGCCGACGCCCTCAAGAAGGCGGCTGCCGCCCGCACCGCCCGCAAGGAGCTGCGCGACGCGATCGCCCGTGGCGAGGAGACGATCCCCGCGGTGCTCGACCGCGCCAAGTCCGACACGATCGTCGGGAAGACCAAGGTCGCCGACCTGCTGAAGAGCCTGCCCGGTTACGGCCCGGCCAAGGTCACGGCGCTGCTGGAGCAGACCGGCATCGACGTCTCGCGCCGCGCCGCCGGCCTCGGCGACCGTCAGCGCCAGGCGCTGCTCGACGCCCTCAAGTAA
- a CDS encoding alpha/beta fold hydrolase, with translation MERLVDVAPGVRLWAEDLPATGSDPAPEPVLLVMGANASGLTWPDELVARLAERHRVIRYDHRDTGRSTWAFDERPYAIAELARDAVAVLDAFDVPRAHVVGMSLGGVLVQLMLLDAPGRVATATVFCTAALGGYGSPDLPPPSAELLALWEHMADPRDVDAELDWRVAHWRLLSGTGTPFDADGFRALERRVIAHAGRHDNTAAHARAAQDGLDRGDELAAVEVPVLVVEAPEDPINPPPHSGHLARALGRGRLVRIPGMGHAITGTVVAPLAAAILTQTTGAHAPQR, from the coding sequence GTGGAACGCCTCGTCGACGTCGCCCCCGGTGTCCGGCTCTGGGCCGAGGACCTCCCCGCCACCGGCTCGGACCCCGCGCCCGAGCCCGTACTGCTCGTGATGGGCGCCAACGCCTCCGGGCTCACCTGGCCCGACGAGCTGGTCGCCCGGCTCGCCGAGCGCCACCGCGTGATCCGCTACGACCACCGCGACACCGGCCGCTCGACGTGGGCGTTCGACGAGCGCCCCTACGCGATCGCCGAGCTCGCCCGCGACGCCGTGGCCGTCCTCGACGCGTTCGACGTGCCGCGGGCGCACGTCGTCGGGATGTCGCTGGGCGGGGTCCTGGTACAGCTGATGCTGCTCGACGCGCCCGGGCGCGTCGCCACGGCCACGGTGTTCTGCACCGCCGCGCTCGGCGGGTACGGCTCGCCCGACCTGCCGCCGCCGTCGGCGGAGCTGCTCGCGCTCTGGGAGCACATGGCCGACCCCCGCGACGTCGACGCCGAGCTCGACTGGCGCGTCGCGCACTGGCGGCTGCTCAGCGGCACCGGCACCCCGTTCGACGCCGACGGGTTCCGCGCACTGGAGCGGCGGGTGATCGCCCACGCCGGGCGCCACGACAACACCGCCGCACACGCCCGCGCCGCCCAGGACGGCCTCGACCGGGGCGACGAGCTCGCCGCCGTCGAGGTGCCTGTGCTGGTCGTCGAGGCGCCGGAGGACCCGATCAACCCGCCGCCGCACTCCGGGCACCTGGCCCGGGCGCTGGGCCGCGGACGGCTGGTGCGGATCCCGGGGATGGGCCACGCGATCACGGGCACGGTGGTGGCGCCGCTGGCGGCGGCGATCCTGACGCAGACGACCGGGGCTCACGCCCCCCAGCGGTAA
- a CDS encoding response regulator: protein MKVLVVDDDFMVARVHSGYVARIPGCTVVGVAHTGGDALRMAKALRPDLVLLDVYLPDVSGLEVLRLLRTGATDDPFVLMITAADDSVTVTGALHGGAAHYLVKPFDAAVLAQHVERIGRVRGRLAGLDRAGQDDIDTVFGSRPGVATRLPKGLTSTTARIVEKVLRDADGDLSASECAERTELSRVSARRYLEHFVETGAAVVRQRYGGTGRPERRYRWGA, encoded by the coding sequence ATGAAGGTGCTCGTCGTCGACGACGACTTCATGGTGGCCCGCGTGCACAGCGGCTACGTCGCCCGGATCCCCGGGTGCACCGTGGTGGGCGTCGCGCACACCGGCGGCGACGCGCTGCGGATGGCGAAGGCGCTGCGCCCGGACCTCGTGCTGCTCGACGTCTACCTGCCCGACGTCTCCGGGCTGGAGGTGCTGCGGCTGCTGCGCACGGGTGCCACCGACGACCCGTTCGTCCTGATGATCACCGCGGCCGACGACTCGGTGACCGTCACCGGGGCCCTGCACGGCGGGGCCGCGCACTACCTCGTGAAGCCCTTCGACGCGGCCGTGCTGGCCCAGCACGTGGAGCGGATCGGGCGGGTGCGTGGGCGGCTGGCGGGGCTGGACCGGGCGGGTCAGGACGACATCGACACCGTGTTCGGCTCGCGCCCCGGCGTCGCCACCCGACTGCCGAAGGGGCTGACGTCGACCACCGCCCGGATCGTCGAGAAGGTGCTGCGCGACGCCGACGGCGACCTGTCCGCGTCGGAGTGCGCCGAGCGCACCGAGCTGTCGAGGGTCAGCGCCCGGCGCTACCTGGAGCATTTCGTCGAGACCGGGGCGGCGGTGGTGCGGCAGCGCTACGGCGGCACCGGTCGTCCCGAGCGCCGTTACCGCTGGGGGGCGTGA
- a CDS encoding sensor histidine kinase, with the protein MPGRPAARRTLARQFLGWQLGIVALLLAAVAVLAVTQSDAAFRETEGRRMLSVAEDVAATAALRQSLVVGEYGPLPGIATTARNLSGADEIAVADADLVVRTAADPADVGRPFELGASTAVTGRSWVGYPDGRTVVAQVPVIADDGTVAGIVEARVEAPPLLTGLAAAPGRTAVLLGVALVVGVVGSLLLARRVRRQTLGLEPAEIVELVQRREAMLLGVKEGVVGMDAAHRVTLLNGAARELLDLPADAERGMPELDALDDRLRDVLTGASAGEDQVVLRGARVLVLNRMPVVVDGTEVGAVVTLRDRTELATLQDRLDASRHVTDTLRAQTHEFANRLHTIAGLTELGEHDEVRRFVAGVVAESGQWRREVTERVGDPAAAALLVAKASLATERGVALRLAAGTRLAAARRDAAFSADVVTVLGNLVDNAIDAAGAGGWVEAGLDGTGDGVRVTVRDSGPGVATELADEVFRHGFTTKAAEEPGGRGLGLALARQVCLRRGGTIAVHNEDGAVFTATLPGVDR; encoded by the coding sequence ATGCCCGGACGACCTGCCGCACGCCGCACGCTGGCGCGGCAGTTCCTGGGGTGGCAGCTCGGCATCGTCGCCCTGCTCCTCGCCGCCGTCGCCGTGCTCGCCGTGACGCAGTCCGACGCCGCGTTCCGGGAGACCGAGGGCAGGCGGATGCTGTCGGTCGCCGAGGACGTCGCCGCCACCGCGGCGCTGCGGCAGAGCCTGGTGGTGGGCGAGTACGGCCCGCTGCCCGGCATCGCGACGACCGCGCGGAACCTCTCGGGGGCCGACGAGATCGCCGTCGCCGACGCCGACCTGGTGGTCCGCACCGCCGCCGACCCCGCCGACGTCGGGCGGCCGTTCGAACTGGGGGCCAGCACCGCGGTGACCGGCCGGTCCTGGGTCGGCTACCCGGACGGGCGCACGGTCGTCGCGCAGGTGCCGGTGATCGCCGACGACGGGACGGTCGCCGGGATCGTCGAGGCCCGCGTCGAGGCCCCGCCGCTGCTCACCGGGCTCGCCGCCGCGCCGGGCCGGACCGCGGTGCTGCTCGGCGTCGCTCTCGTCGTCGGGGTGGTGGGGTCGCTGCTGCTGGCCCGCCGGGTCCGCCGGCAGACCCTCGGGCTGGAGCCCGCGGAGATCGTCGAGCTGGTGCAGCGGCGCGAGGCGATGCTGCTCGGCGTCAAGGAGGGGGTGGTCGGCATGGACGCCGCGCACCGCGTGACGCTGCTCAACGGCGCCGCGCGCGAGCTGCTCGACCTGCCCGCCGACGCCGAGCGCGGCATGCCCGAGCTCGACGCCCTCGACGACCGCCTGCGCGACGTCCTCACCGGCGCGAGCGCGGGGGAGGACCAGGTCGTGCTGCGCGGGGCGCGGGTGCTCGTGCTCAACCGGATGCCGGTCGTCGTCGACGGGACGGAGGTGGGGGCGGTCGTGACGCTGCGGGACCGCACCGAGCTCGCCACCCTGCAGGACCGCCTCGACGCCTCCCGGCACGTCACCGACACCCTGCGCGCGCAGACCCACGAGTTCGCGAACCGGCTGCACACGATCGCCGGGCTCACCGAGCTGGGCGAGCACGACGAGGTGCGCCGGTTCGTCGCGGGTGTGGTGGCGGAGTCCGGGCAGTGGCGGCGCGAGGTCACCGAGCGGGTCGGCGACCCGGCCGCGGCGGCCCTGCTGGTGGCGAAGGCGAGCCTGGCCACCGAGCGGGGCGTCGCGCTGCGGCTCGCGGCCGGCACCCGGCTCGCCGCCGCCCGCCGCGACGCCGCGTTCTCCGCCGACGTCGTGACGGTGCTGGGCAACCTCGTCGACAACGCGATCGACGCCGCGGGTGCGGGCGGGTGGGTCGAGGCCGGGCTCGACGGCACCGGGGACGGCGTGCGGGTCACCGTCCGCGACTCCGGCCCCGGGGTCGCGACGGAGCTCGCCGACGAGGTGTTCCGGCACGGCTTCACGACGAAGGCGGCCGAGGAGCCCGGTGGGCGCGGGCTGGGGCTCGCCCTCGCCCGGCAGGTGTGCCTGCGCCGGGGTGGCACGATCGCGGTGCACAACGAGGACGGTGCGGTGTTCACCGCGACGCTGCCGGGGGTGGACCGATGA
- a CDS encoding Bug family tripartite tricarboxylate transporter substrate binding protein encodes MRPRTLLGVLAAIAVVLLVPPLIGTAAGGGDGTQLRGLRVLVPNAPGGGYDITARTAARAMEDSGTSGAVEVFNLPGAGGTVGLGRTVNESGNDRLVMSMGLGVVGAVFTNSSPATLADVTPIARLTQESEIVVVGKDSPYTSIDQLVAAWTADPGAVPVGGGSSPGGPDHLAPMLMAQAVGLEPSAVNYVSYDGGGELLAAVLGDKVAFGVSGLGEFAEQVAAGELRVLAVTSAERAPGLDAPTLTESGVDVEFTNWRGIVAPPGLDDAARAELVDAFTALHGTPEWDEALATNGWDDAFLVGDDFGAFLAAENDRVAGVLRELGLVS; translated from the coding sequence ATGCGCCCCCGGACCCTGCTGGGAGTACTCGCGGCCATCGCCGTGGTGCTGCTGGTGCCACCCCTGATCGGCACGGCCGCGGGCGGCGGTGACGGCACCCAGCTGCGCGGGCTGCGGGTGCTCGTCCCGAACGCGCCCGGCGGCGGCTACGACATCACCGCCCGCACCGCGGCCCGCGCGATGGAGGACTCCGGCACGTCCGGCGCGGTGGAGGTGTTCAACCTCCCCGGCGCGGGCGGCACCGTCGGCCTCGGGCGCACCGTCAACGAGAGCGGCAACGACCGGCTCGTCATGTCGATGGGGCTCGGCGTCGTCGGCGCGGTGTTCACCAACTCCTCGCCCGCCACCCTCGCCGACGTCACGCCGATCGCCCGGCTGACGCAGGAGAGCGAGATCGTCGTCGTCGGCAAGGACTCGCCGTACACCTCGATCGACCAGCTCGTCGCGGCGTGGACGGCGGACCCGGGCGCGGTGCCCGTCGGCGGCGGGTCCTCCCCCGGCGGCCCCGACCACCTCGCCCCGATGCTCATGGCCCAGGCCGTCGGGCTGGAGCCGAGCGCGGTCAACTACGTCTCCTACGACGGCGGCGGCGAGCTGCTCGCCGCGGTGCTGGGCGACAAGGTGGCGTTCGGGGTGTCCGGGCTCGGCGAGTTCGCCGAGCAGGTCGCCGCGGGCGAGCTGCGGGTCCTCGCCGTCACCTCGGCGGAGCGCGCGCCGGGCCTCGACGCGCCGACGCTGACCGAGTCGGGCGTCGACGTCGAGTTCACGAACTGGCGCGGGATCGTCGCCCCTCCCGGGCTCGACGACGCCGCACGCGCCGAGCTGGTCGACGCCTTCACCGCCCTGCACGGCACGCCGGAGTGGGACGAGGCGCTGGCGACCAACGGCTGGGACGACGCGTTCCTGGTCGGCGACGACTTCGGCGCGTTCCTCGCGGCCGAGAACGACCGCGTGGCCGGCGTGCTGCGGGAACTGGGGCTGGTGTCATGA
- a CDS encoding tripartite tricarboxylate transporter TctB family protein, with protein sequence MTVLTKDWLRERSELGVSVLLGLVGLVVVVDSLLGSEASTSSDPLGPHALPLLVGALLVVLAVLLARDVLSGGHGEAEGGEDVDLTAPADKRTVLLLAGVLVATAALIPILGWPLAGMGLFWGATYALGSRSVPRDPLIAAGVSLVTWIVFDALLGVDLPGGPLMGVFG encoded by the coding sequence ATGACGGTCTTGACGAAGGACTGGCTCCGCGAGCGCTCCGAGCTGGGCGTCTCCGTGCTGCTCGGCCTGGTCGGGCTGGTGGTCGTCGTCGACAGCCTGCTCGGCTCCGAGGCCTCCACGAGCTCCGACCCGCTCGGGCCGCACGCCCTGCCGCTGCTCGTCGGCGCGCTGCTGGTGGTCCTGGCCGTGCTGCTCGCCCGCGACGTGCTCTCCGGAGGGCACGGCGAGGCGGAGGGCGGCGAGGACGTCGACCTGACGGCGCCCGCCGACAAGCGCACCGTGCTGCTGCTCGCGGGCGTGCTCGTCGCGACCGCCGCGCTGATCCCGATCCTCGGCTGGCCACTGGCCGGCATGGGTCTGTTCTGGGGCGCGACCTACGCGCTCGGCTCGCGCTCGGTCCCCCGCGATCCGCTGATCGCGGCGGGGGTCTCGCTCGTCACCTGGATCGTGTTCGACGCCCTGCTCGGCGTCGACCTGCCCGGCGGGCCGCTGATGGGGGTGTTCGGCTGA
- a CDS encoding tripartite tricarboxylate transporter permease, with product MLDSLNSLMGGFSAALTPGNLLFAAIGVLLGTAIGVLPGIGPAMAVALLLPVTYAFDPTGAFILFAGIYFGAMFGGSTTSILLNTPGESASVIAAIEGNPMARQGRGAQALAAAAIGHFIGGIVGAVGIVLLAPLVASVAVDIGAPDYFAIMVLAFVAVTAVLGTSRVRGFAALAIGLTIGLVGLDPISGQPRLTFGVPQLADGIDVIIVAVGLFAVGEALWVAAHLRRKKDEVIPVGRPWLSREDLRHTWKPWLRGPFIGFTFGSIPAGGAEMSTFMSYVTERKLSRRPELFGKGAIEGVAGPEAAASASSAGTLSTMLTLGLPTTAIAAVMLAAFQQFGIQPGPLLFVNEPDLVWTLIASLFIGLVLLLVLNLPLAPVWAKLLQIPRPYLYAGILFFACVGAYAVSGQPVDLIVLLVIGCIGFLMRRYGLPVLPAIIGVILGPDAELQLRRALQIADGDWGTLVSTPLSVIVYLVIAVLLLLPAIRKVLASRRTPPAVQDEQQQQEPADR from the coding sequence ATGCTCGATTCACTGAACTCGTTGATGGGCGGCTTCTCCGCCGCCCTGACGCCGGGCAACCTGCTCTTCGCCGCGATCGGCGTGCTCCTGGGCACCGCGATCGGCGTGCTCCCGGGCATCGGTCCGGCCATGGCGGTCGCGTTGCTGCTGCCCGTCACCTACGCCTTCGACCCGACCGGCGCGTTCATCCTGTTCGCCGGCATCTACTTCGGGGCCATGTTCGGCGGCTCCACGACCTCGATCCTGCTCAACACCCCCGGCGAGTCCGCGTCGGTGATCGCGGCGATCGAGGGCAACCCGATGGCGAGGCAGGGTCGCGGGGCGCAGGCGCTCGCCGCGGCCGCGATCGGGCACTTCATCGGCGGGATCGTCGGGGCGGTCGGCATCGTGCTGCTGGCCCCGCTCGTCGCCTCGGTGGCCGTCGACATCGGCGCGCCCGACTACTTCGCGATCATGGTGCTGGCCTTCGTCGCGGTCACCGCGGTGCTGGGCACCTCGCGGGTCCGCGGGTTCGCCGCGCTGGCCATCGGCCTGACGATCGGGCTGGTCGGGCTCGACCCGATCTCCGGGCAGCCGCGGCTGACGTTCGGCGTGCCACAGCTCGCCGACGGTATCGACGTGATCATCGTCGCGGTCGGGCTGTTCGCGGTCGGCGAGGCGCTGTGGGTGGCCGCGCACCTGCGCCGCAAGAAGGACGAGGTCATCCCGGTCGGCCGCCCGTGGCTCTCCCGCGAGGACCTGCGGCACACGTGGAAGCCGTGGCTGCGCGGCCCGTTCATCGGGTTCACGTTCGGCTCGATCCCGGCGGGCGGCGCGGAGATGTCGACGTTCATGTCGTACGTGACCGAGCGGAAGCTGTCCAGGCGGCCCGAGCTGTTCGGGAAGGGCGCGATCGAGGGCGTCGCGGGCCCGGAGGCGGCGGCCAGCGCGTCGAGTGCGGGCACGCTGTCCACGATGCTGACCCTCGGCCTGCCGACCACCGCGATCGCGGCCGTCATGCTCGCGGCGTTCCAGCAGTTCGGCATCCAGCCGGGCCCGCTGCTGTTCGTCAACGAGCCCGACCTGGTCTGGACGCTCATCGCGAGCCTGTTCATCGGCCTGGTGCTGCTGCTGGTGCTCAACCTGCCGCTCGCGCCGGTCTGGGCCAAGCTGCTGCAGATCCCGCGGCCCTACCTCTACGCCGGCATCCTGTTCTTCGCCTGCGTCGGGGCGTACGCGGTGAGCGGCCAGCCCGTCGACCTGATCGTGCTCCTGGTGATCGGCTGCATCGGGTTCCTCATGCGCCGCTACGGCCTGCCGGTGCTGCCGGCGATCATCGGCGTCATCCTCGGGCCGGACGCGGAGCTGCAGCTGCGCCGCGCCCTGCAGATCGCCGATGGTGACTGGGGCACGCTGGTCTCGACCCCGCTGTCGGTCATCGTGTACCTGGTGATCGCGGTGCTGCTCCTGCTGCCCGCGATCCGCAAGGTCCTCGCGAGCCGACGCACCCCGCCCGCGGTGCAGGACGAGCAACAGCAGCAGGAGCCGGCGGACCGCTGA
- a CDS encoding TIGR03084 family metal-binding protein, with product MAPDMHRLADDLAAETAVLRALLAPLDDAGWDAPTPAEGWAVRDQVSHLAHFDAAAVQSATEPDAFRAALAELTGSGIDPDAIAAGYRGLEPSALIAWFDDARERLVAVFRDLDPGVRVPWYGPPMSAASSLTARIMETWAHGQDVADTVGVTREPTGRLRHVAHIGVRALPFSYLLRDRPVPEVPVRVELTAPSGQTWEWGPEDAADRVTGPALDFCLLVTQRRHRDDTALRITGPVATEWLTIAQAFAGVPGGGRKPLTT from the coding sequence ATGGCACCCGACATGCACCGCCTCGCCGACGACCTGGCCGCCGAGACCGCCGTCCTGCGGGCGCTGCTCGCCCCGCTCGACGACGCCGGCTGGGACGCCCCGACGCCGGCCGAGGGCTGGGCCGTGCGCGACCAGGTGAGTCACCTCGCGCACTTCGACGCGGCCGCGGTGCAGTCGGCCACCGAGCCCGACGCGTTCCGGGCCGCGCTCGCGGAGCTGACGGGCTCCGGCATCGACCCGGACGCGATCGCCGCGGGGTACCGGGGCCTCGAGCCGTCCGCGCTCATCGCGTGGTTCGACGACGCGCGGGAGCGGCTGGTCGCGGTGTTCCGGGACCTCGACCCCGGCGTCCGGGTGCCCTGGTACGGGCCGCCGATGAGCGCCGCTTCCTCGTTGACGGCGCGGATCATGGAGACCTGGGCGCACGGGCAGGACGTCGCCGACACCGTCGGGGTCACGCGCGAGCCGACGGGGCGGCTGCGCCACGTCGCCCACATCGGGGTGCGCGCGCTGCCCTTCAGCTACCTGCTGCGCGACCGCCCCGTCCCCGAGGTGCCGGTGCGTGTCGAGCTCACGGCGCCGTCCGGGCAGACGTGGGAGTGGGGCCCGGAGGACGCCGCCGACCGCGTCACCGGCCCGGCCCTGGACTTCTGCCTGCTCGTCACCCAGCGCCGCCACCGCGACGACACGGCCCTGCGGATCACGGGCCCGGTCGCGACGGAGTGGCTGACGATCGCCCAGGCCTTCGCCGGGGTCCCGGGCGGGGGCCGCAAGCCCCTCACGACCTGA
- a CDS encoding ParA family protein, with protein MQVVSIINHKGGVGKTTLTANLGAGLAARGRKVLLLDLDSQASLTVSFFTPPEWAEQLLPARTIKHWFDGLDDGTALRSPDELVSTPRRVREKLGRSPGRLDLIAAHRDLSDVDTMLAAQLMSAPERFLDLHSRLREGLEHPAFAEYDVALIDCAPNFGLIARNAVAASDLLLIPTKPDYLSTNGIDSLGLKIREFVDEYNARALDPITRPPASVVFTMVQLHDDRPIEAQRAVMSRIEAGGVAPLTTTIRDSKAVYGPAPEYGVPVILGGTGRALTRELRELVSEVAAQIDGTEGMAA; from the coding sequence GTGCAGGTCGTCTCGATCATCAATCACAAGGGCGGCGTGGGCAAGACGACGCTCACCGCCAACCTCGGTGCCGGACTCGCCGCGCGAGGCAGGAAGGTCCTCTTGCTGGACCTCGACTCGCAGGCCAGCCTGACGGTCTCGTTCTTCACGCCACCGGAATGGGCCGAGCAACTGCTACCCGCCCGGACCATCAAGCACTGGTTCGACGGCCTCGACGACGGCACCGCCCTGCGGAGCCCCGACGAGCTGGTGTCGACCCCGCGCCGCGTGCGGGAGAAGCTGGGTCGCTCGCCCGGCCGGCTCGACCTCATCGCCGCGCACCGGGACCTGTCCGACGTCGACACGATGCTGGCCGCCCAGCTGATGTCGGCCCCGGAGCGCTTCCTCGACCTGCACAGCAGGCTGCGGGAGGGGCTGGAGCACCCGGCGTTCGCCGAGTACGACGTCGCACTGATCGACTGCGCGCCGAACTTCGGCCTCATCGCCCGCAACGCGGTGGCCGCGAGCGACCTGCTCCTGATCCCCACGAAGCCCGACTATCTGTCGACGAACGGCATCGACTCGCTCGGGCTCAAGATCCGCGAGTTCGTCGACGAGTACAACGCGCGTGCCCTCGACCCGATCACCCGCCCGCCGGCGTCGGTCGTGTTCACGATGGTGCAGCTGCACGACGACCGGCCGATCGAGGCGCAGCGCGCGGTGATGAGCCGGATCGAGGCCGGGGGCGTCGCTCCGCTGACCACCACGATCCGCGACAGCAAGGCCGTCTACGGACCCGCGCCGGAGTACGGCGTGCCGGTCATCCTCGGCGGCACCGGCCGCGCGCTCACCCGTGAGCTGCGCGAGCTGGTCTCCGAGGTCGCGGCCCAGATCGACGGCACCGAGGGTATGGCGGCGTGA
- a CDS encoding DUF1684 domain-containing protein: MTTTLDLHAAWDAWHAEREEQLREPHGWLSLTALHWLTAEPSTVDGLPGLWSATADGVVITAAVADGLAVRGVRGARPVDGTVTLHPVDGLPGSLVEVGEKVIEIARRTDEHALRVRDPQASTRIGFTGVPTFDVDERWVVDGTYEPYAEPEPITVDAVVDGLRHHLTAVGVVRFVLGGEEHTLVAMPGKQGGLSLHFRDATNGVSTYPGGRSVQVPDPVDGRVRVDLNRLVNLPCAFTDFATCPLPPAGNVLPVAVEAGEKRP; encoded by the coding sequence ATGACCACGACCCTGGACCTGCACGCCGCGTGGGACGCCTGGCACGCCGAGCGCGAGGAACAACTCCGCGAACCGCACGGCTGGCTCAGCCTGACCGCGCTGCACTGGCTCACCGCCGAGCCCTCGACGGTCGACGGCCTGCCCGGCCTCTGGAGCGCCACTGCGGACGGCGTCGTGATCACCGCGGCCGTCGCCGACGGCCTCGCGGTGCGCGGGGTGCGGGGGGCGCGCCCGGTCGACGGGACCGTGACGCTGCACCCGGTGGACGGCCTGCCCGGCTCGCTCGTGGAGGTGGGGGAGAAGGTGATCGAGATCGCGCGGCGCACCGACGAGCACGCGCTGCGGGTGCGCGACCCGCAGGCGTCGACGCGCATCGGGTTCACCGGGGTGCCGACGTTCGACGTCGACGAGCGCTGGGTCGTCGACGGCACGTACGAGCCCTACGCGGAGCCCGAGCCGATCACCGTCGACGCGGTGGTGGACGGGCTGCGGCACCATCTCACCGCTGTCGGCGTGGTCCGCTTCGTCCTCGGCGGGGAGGAGCACACCCTGGTCGCGATGCCGGGCAAGCAGGGCGGGTTGTCGCTGCACTTCCGCGACGCCACGAACGGCGTCTCGACCTACCCGGGCGGGCGTTCGGTGCAGGTGCCGGACCCGGTCGACGGGCGCGTGCGCGTCGACCTGAACCGGCTGGTGAACCTGCCGTGCGCGTTCACCGATTTCGCCACCTGCCCGCTGCCGCCGGCCGGCAACGTGCTGCCGGTGGCGGTGGAGGCGGGGGAGAAGCGGCCCTAG